Genomic segment of Oncorhynchus keta strain PuntledgeMale-10-30-2019 chromosome 12, Oket_V2, whole genome shotgun sequence:
TGTTGTCACATCCTATAGCTATTGCAACTACCTGCTCTGAATGAAAGGTTCATCTTTAATTCTGTGTTATGAATTACTGTTTAATGGTGTTACACAACAAAACACATACGTGTTTATCCGTGCATAATAGAGCCTTAATGCCGAAATGCATTAAATGGTTAATTGTGTAAATTAAGTTGAATAATTTTGCATTTAGACATTATATTTCAAATTGACCCTTGAAATAAAAGTGAGTTTAGGTCGCCCGGCGTTTTTTGGCAAGTGCACATAAATTAATTGCCTATTGTGACTAAAAATCCCCCGTCTACTTGTTGAATCCTTGAGCTGATTTTGAATGTTTGTTCGAGAGTAAGCAGGCTAATCAATGTATTGTAGTGCTGTCTAGACACGGATTTACCTACCTGCCCGAAGACTGATTTCACTATCGGATGCAGATTGGAGTCATGTTCAGGTGGAGCTGTGCTGAGTCTTTTGGCGGTGCGGCTGGTAAGGGGACGGGGCACTGGCGTGGACGATACCGGTGGGTCAGAGTTTAAACTCGTGGACGACCCAGCAATTATTCTGTCCTTTGATTCAAAAAAGTACGCAGTGTCGTCGGATTGTTTTGTATAGGATGGAGTTGGCGAGGACCTCCGGTCCGGACGTGCGTTCCCGTGGTGATGCGCAGGCGGCAGGTCACATTTGGAGGtgttgtgatggtggtggtgtgggtggAGGTGTCTGGACGACTTACTGCGGTCTTTCCCACTGCGATCCATCCGCTCTCTCATTTCTTCCTGTCTGTAGCCGTCATCGTAGTGGTTGCTGTGTTGTTGTAAGTGGTGGGAATGTCCCCGTTTAtcacctccattcctgtctgtCCTGCCACCGGCATGCCTCGGTTGACAAAGCGGTCTGCGCGCGCTTGCCTCGCACTCATCGCTCCAACACGGCTCGCCAGGTACACCGCTACCTCCTTCGGGTTGATGATGGTTACTGCGGTGGCTGCGCGACCCATGATGCTCGGAATGATGTGCGGATCTGCGACTCACCGGTACCGCTGAGGATCTCAACAGAGAGGTCGTAGATTCGCTCTTGGGAAGAGAGGAGCTCATTGCCGTGTGCCGTTCTTtttaccttaatgtattactttGTGCAGATACCAGGACAAGACTGAAGGTCGTGTGAAGACAGTTGCAGGTGCTGGGCATTTAGACGGTATACTGTGTAGTCAGGGCAGTCTATTGGATCCCCTCTCAGTAACCTATTCGTGCGTCTCTACAGCCCAGGCTACAGTGCAAATTAGGAACACCCACCCACTGCGAAATGATAAAGTTCTGAATGCCACCTGCTCGCTCTATTGTATAGATGCGAGGCTACGTGTCATACGAAGTGACGAATCAGTCGCTTCTATACACGCGCAGAACGCATCAGTGAATTTGGGTGGCTTTGGAAAGGGACTTTATAGTTGCCTGCTATGCGACGTGCCGTACACTGTCCTCGCGCAAAGTTCGTTAGGTCCCGCGTCACCACAGATTATAATGAATCGTAAAAGAACCGTATATCATTATAATTAGTCACTGCTTTACTCATTCACCCCGACCCCGGGGGGCCATGAGGTTGAGCATCACATGATGTGAAGCAAGATCATAGGTGAGAGGGGTACGACATTGTTTTTACTTCACTGCCTTACCAGAACAATTGTCAATCAATGTTTTTTTGTTCAGTTATTGATTAAAATACCTAACTAGAACTGCATCTCTTGGACAAATATTCCTATATTCATGTCAAAGTTAAGTACATTAGTATCAGCATGATATTCTCAATTTCATCAATGAACGGTTTTCCTCTTTTCCTCTCATCTTCTGTCTAGTAACTCTACGAGGACCATTAGGAATTGCCATTCTACCAGAGTAAAAAGCAACAGCCTGCATGGAATTCCGACCATACTCCCCATCCCCAGACCTATCTAACCATCTTCCAactttccatccatccatcctactcTAAACATTTTCTAAATATATATCCGGTGAAACCCTGTTGCTCAATGCCATCAAAACAAAAATCTATATATTTATTTTCCTCCACAATGTCTAAATAGGCTATTACCACTCCTGTTGGCAGGTGGCTCTTTCTCAAGtggcctctgtctttctctggcctctctctctcccctagtgttctccctccctccctccatcctccctaaccctaactctctctctaggGTAAACAGATGCTCTCAAGCTGAAAGTGGAGCTTATGTAACATTGTACCTTCACCTTTCAACCCCATCTCCATACATTTGTAATGGTCAAATCACATGTACAATTACTTAGCACTTCACCTTTTATAAAGGTTTTGTAGGGGATGTATCATTGGTTGTAATTGTGTGATTGCTTGCTAAATAATTgagttatatgtctgttataatTCAATCAATTAGTTATTACTGTTTAATACCAATAAAAAAAATGCTCTAGAAACAAACTGTTTTTACAACTTTTGCAAAGCCTTTTTAAAGGGCACTTAAATGTGATGGGTATTTTGAACAGCACCATTTACTCATATGAGTGTGTCAAATGTATTTGTCTCAAtggaaattgtaaaaaaaaaaaaaaaaaagaattaaaATAAAGAATAATCAATAATGAAATTCACTATACATTCTTGACCATACATATTTGGGTTGTTCCACCAATTTGGTCAAAGAAAACGTTTGATTTCACCTCATTTTTACATTCTGTCATACACTGTAAACCCTGAGGCATGTTTAACTCAAATACTTCTAGTAATTTGTACtcaaagtaatgaaaagtaattaTTACATAAAATGTTTATGTGGTAACTTTTTCcccagcatgctctactgcaggttgattaaaaaaatgtttttaatatctgtgtttttgcatgtacattgagtgattgatttATTAAATGCTATgatacacaaagataaataaaacAATTCTAACTAATCCAATTATTGAATTTGTGCAcccattactgaaatggttgttccagttttgCTGGGTTAGGTAATTTCCTCCTACCATTTTTATCCCTGGCAGCCATTATGAATGCAGGTTGTGGATGAATACAAATTGCAACTATTGGATAACCTAAcgctggctggattccaatatgAATTACATATCACGTTGCAAGACAGTATAATGCGATTATCAGTACATTTCAGGTACATTTTCCATGTTGCCCATAAATACTGGTTGGAAGATTTCTGAACATTTTTTGGAAAGTTTGTAGAATTTTGCATCcctacttgcaggcctgatgtggcctgtaaattATGTGTTTCATGCCGCTGTATAAGGCCTTATGCTATATGTAATGGTTCAATTATAATGATAATATTCACCTAGGaactcacttggtgaaggccacaggactgaaaatgaattaattcaacaaccatgtctctgtcactaacaaatacagtcatgtgTTGTTTACTCTACAATTCCGTTGAAAAGGCAAGGTACACTCGCAAGTTATTGGAAGTGTGGCTTAGTGGGGGCGTTACATTTAAGTATGCCTTACTCAAAAAACCTGCATTTGTATTACTCATATGAAGGTAATCAGTTTCCTCAAAATGTTTGAgtagctgtcacgccttggtcttagtattttgtgttttctttatttatttggtcaggccagggtgtgacatgggtttattttgtggtgtgtttttgtattggggttttagtaggtattgggattgtggctgagtagggttgtctaggaaagtctatggttgcctgaggcggttcttaatcagaggcaggtgattttcgttgtctctgattgggaaccatatttaggcagccatattctttgagtgttttgtgggtgattgttcctgtttctgtgtttgtagtcaccagataggctgtataggttttcacgttccgtttgttgttttgtattgttcgtgtttttgtCGTTCaataaacatgtatggaaattaccacgctgcattttggtccgactctctttcgacggaGGAAAACCGTAACAGTAGCCAGAACGTCTCCGGTTTTACAGTGTAAGGAGTACACGTTCAACTTAATTAacaaaaaacatattttcccatctcaagaggtaaAAATAAAACTATATTATTTAAGTAAGTACCAAACAAAGTAGGGTTGGCGTGACGGGGTTGACGATTTCatcttgtgacagggggaatggaagcgtTTTGTGTGCGACAGAAGGACAAGCTTCATTTTTAAAATTTCATTATCAATACATTTCTAgcctatctatgggtaacaggggaCGTTTTATTCTCGACccgctgtcacgacttctgccgaagtcggttcctctccttgttcgggcagtgtTTGGCGGTCAACGTCACCAGTCATCTAGCCATTGCTGATCtgatttttcattttccatttgttttgtcttgttttcccacacacctggttttcattccctcattacgtgttgtgtatttaaccctctgttccccccatgtctttgtgtggtattgtttgtttgtaagtgcttgtgcacatgttGACTCGTGTGCATCGGGTTTTGAACCCAAGTTGTTATTTTCTTGATGCCGTTGGTTTTGGAATTAAACTGCTCCAGCTATTACCTAGTTCTGCTCTgctgcgtctgacttccctgccaccagttacgcacgCCTTACACCCGCTCAGTTTTCCAATGTGTCTattgaaaaaaaatattgaaaaatggatagtttcaccatattaaaacgagagttcagttcacCTAACAGGCTTAACTTTAAACAGATGTAAATGGAAAGatgtaaatgaatcactaataacattacataaataaataataatcttcagaaTTGATTTTGTCAAAGAAACAAAATAGCTAGgactttacaatgatggtgaaaacttggagaaatgttggggttaagttggttaaaatcttcctagaggTCTGAGACGGTACACAGAtggacatgtcaaaatgcagaATTTTGGCACTTTAGAAAGTCTTTATTCATATTGAAAAGGAGATTTACTGAATTATCTatatggtctatattaaagggctcttcatttaatataacaggctttcaAAATATTCAATATTGGTCCACAaattctacttaaaatatcaaagggatgcaaaaggAACTAATTTCATGGAACGACCCATTAAATGATAAACCAGAAGATCTAACAGGTGGGGGACAGTAGATCTGAAGCTCTTTATCAATAGCAGGTCTTCAGATAAAAAACATAATAACCAATTTCTGTTATGATTatgtagcacatggggatgtgtgaaacttaCTCCTCAGCTTGAAGTGTCCCCACTTGCACCATGAAATAGCTAGCTTTCCACGTGGCGTGACTGGTAACGCGGTCACGTGTGCTAGCAAAGCAGTGCTGGGTTTGAGTCAAATCAGGTGTAAGTGGTACTTGCTAAGCAAGAGCGTGAAGTCATTTACAATTGCATCATTAATGAAAGAAGAACTAAGTGAGTGCTGAAAGTGTAGTCAGATAGCTGAAGTAAAATGTGACAGTATCTGTATGCCCATGGTCTTTACTCACACAACAGATGTCCAGGGATCCAGGCACATGTCAAATTCTGTTAATATATAGACACAATTAGACACACAACCCCTCCTAACTGTGCTTCAGTGTGCAAAGCTGAGAAGTgagcctcctctcccctgtctcttggGAGTTTGTGTTTTCTGACATCTGTGTCTCTGTATCCCCTGCTCCAGGGATAGTCGGCAGAATGTCTTGCTTCTCTTTTCATTTCTTTCCCATGCATTCCCTGATTTCATCGCCTTCTTCTCCTGCTCTTGTTCCAGCTATTTCTAATTTTgtcatcctctccccttccctgtctttcctgtttcttctctgttctactttTTTGGTGAGAAATGTCACCAAATGTTGACATGTCACTCTTATGTATGTAGGCCTGATATTTATGGGGAGGAGGAGTTATAGATATTAAAACTTAACATAATAACATATTTATACCAGTGACGGTTAAGATTAGGAAGAACAATTTATATTAATGAGCATGATTTTATTTCTATTTCAGcctattggatgactgtcattcatattccattcacctagCTTAATGTAACATTGCTAGGTTTAGGCTACAGTATGACATTATACTCAAATTTGCCCTATACCCATCATTAGGTTGCTGGAACCTAGCCTTAAAATGAACATTTATAAAGTAAGTGCACAGGTCAAGGGACAAattggagtaatcaaggtgacagcaTAGCTGCGGGATGTAGAGGTGCTAAGGGGGCTGCAGCACCAAAATTCACTAAAATAGTGCACTAGGcctttattactcctgtatgaGCAAAGCAAAATATTCATCAGAAGAGCGGGGAGAAAtctttctctttcgctctctctttgctgcttctccttaatttttgaagaaatgaatttgttcaaatcaaatcaaatcaaatcaaatttatttatatagcccttcgtacatcagctgatatctcaaagtgctgtacagaaacccagcctaaaaccccaaacagcaaacaatgcaggtgtaaaagcacggtggctaggaaaaactccctagaaaggccaaaacctaggaagaaacctagagaggaaccgggctatgtggggtggccagtcctcttctggctgtgccgggtagagattataacagaacatgaccaagatgttcaaatgttcataaatgaccagcatggtcgaataataataaggcagaacagttgaaactggagcagcagcagtcaggtggaatggggacagcaaggagccatcatgtcaggtagtcctggggcactgtcctagggctcaggtcctccgagagagagagaaagaaagagagaattagagagagcatatgtggggtggccagtcctcttttggctgtgccgggtggagattataacagaacgtggccaagatgttcaaatgttcataaatgacccagcatggttgaataatagtaaggcagaacagttgaaactggagcaggagcatggccaggtggactggggacagcaaggagtcctcatgtcaggtagtcctgggacatggtcctagggcccaggccagttgaaactggagcagcagcatggccaggtggactggggacagcaaggagtcatcatgtcaggtagtcctggggcatggtcctagggctcaggtcctccgagagagagaaagaaagagagaaggagagaattagagaacgcacacttagattcacacaggacaccgaataggacaggagaagtactccagatataacaaactgaccctagccccccgacacataaactactgcagcataaatactggaggctgagacaggaggggtcaggagacactgtggccccatccgaggacacccccggacagggccaaacaggatcaaaactgttcaactattttatttttctctcgttgagtcaactactcaccacattttatgcactgcagtgctagctagctgaatcttatgctttcagtactagttTCATTCTCTGATTCTTTGACTGGATTGACAAAATGTCAGTtgatgctgcaagagctctgataggttggaggacgtcctcctgAAGtcatcataattactgtgtaagtctttGGAAGGCGGTGAGATCCAAGAGCCAccaaggttttgtattgaagtaaatgtatccagaggaggacagaaaatAGCTGTCCTCTGACTACACcacggtgctaccctacagaatgctgttgaggctactaGAGACCTTCATTGCACtgtgtgttttaatcagttatttggtaacgtgaatatatttagtatagttttatctacaaaggataacttttttaaatgtttcgctatttttatttttatgaaattcactgagtaggatggtcctcccctttctcctatGAGGAGCCCCCACTGATTATATCAaagctgctcccctctctctccctctctcttagccccccctcctccctttctttctatctctttagAAAACGTTGGGCTCCAGCAGCAGGGGACATGAGCCTCAGGCTTCAATATGGCCTAtttacagtccacacacacagaaactaaACAATGTGAAACCATTTCCAGCTCAGTAAACAACCAAAAAAGCACATCTACAtcaatgtgtgtgttaatgaagtAATTTTAGTAATTTGACAACAATATCATATAGTAATATACAACTGTTGGTCTAAATATACCAACTCAACATGACGTGTGAAATTTGAGACAAAGTACCTCTAGTAAGCCATGTAACAGTTACTGTAACACTTGAAGTCACCTTTCTCTCACCCTCACGATCAGTTTACACCAATGACATGGTTCAATTAAGTCTCAaggatctcactctctctctttgtgcaCAGTCTCCTATTTCATACTTACTGGACATTTCTTTCTCAGAGTTTACAtgcaaaataaaacataaaaaggGAGATATGTGTGTTCCTGGACATGTCCCCCTATAGGGAGATATGTGTGTTCCTGGACATGTCCCCCTATAGGGAGATATGTGTGTTCCTGGACATGTCCCCCTATAGGGAGATATGTGTGTTCCTGGACATGTCCCCCTATAGGGAGATATGTGTGTTCCTGGACATGTCCCCCTATAGGGAGATATGTGTGTTCCTGGACATGTCCCCCTATAGGGAGATATGTGTGTTCCTGGACATGTCCCCCTATAGGGAGATATGTGTGTTCCTGGACATGTCACCCTATAGTGAGATATGTGTGTTCTTGAATGGTGTGTGTTGTTGTCCATGCAGCCCTCTCCCTGCTGTTGGTCTCTTATCTCTGACCACATCTTGCACCCCCATTAACCCGGTCCCCTGGCACAGTTTGGTAACCCTGAAAAATGTATCGATTGCTTTAATAATTAACCACACAGCAGCTTGTGGCATACAGGTTTTTAGTTGCTATTGTAGAATATCATGATTTATATCTTAATGAACCATCCACTTGTACTTTTTTTGTTCTCCAATAGTTTGGTGTTGCGCTCACACTGTTTTGTGTACTGTGTTTCTCCACTACCCCATGTTCTAATCTTGccccctcgctctctttctttccagGAGTGACTCAGTTGGACGAATATTATTCTGGAACTATATTTCCGCATCAATGGAATAAAGGCAGATTTTTGCTCATTCATCTGTCTGGCTGTCTATCAGCTTCCAAGTATACTATACAGTAATGGTTGTTGCCATCTCGTTACAAAAATAACCAAAATGCACCGAAAAACAAAAGGGTAAAGAACATTTTTAAGTGTTGAAGAGAGGATAAAGTAGTATATTATTTGGGTTTAATGATTTATGGAAGaaaagaaaggaaacagaaatTGCAAAAATGACTTGATGAGTAGCTTCATAGCCCCAAAAACTAAAGGATGGGATGCAGGGGAGTATGGGTGTGGAAGAGGGGATTTGGTGGGGGGTTGGTGTGGCGCAAAAGAGTGCAGAATGATAACTAGCTAATGCTATTTATAGAATTATAAAGACCTTTGTCTCTCTGCTTCAACACACACGCCTACCCTGTCTCTGGGTGTTCTCCTTTTCAATTACACAATTTGTATAACAACAGTCATTATATCATCAACATACAATTATACAGTAGTTACTGATTCAGGTTATGATAATGATAAGACGACTATACTAAGCTGCACAATAGGATATATAAAATCCCATTCAAATGAGGTGCTTTCTTTCAGGCACCTACTGTATTTGGATGAATTGATCCTTGCTTTCAAACACAATTCATCATTAGAATAGAAACCTTTACAGTATGCCAATAATTCAGGTCATATGACTGCAGGGTGTGAAATATAGCACATGACCCTACATTAAATACCTGATAAGTATGTTTGTTCATATTTCTAGCCCAGTGTTTTACCTGAAGCAAGACGCCATATGAAAAGGGTACCAGGACTTCCTGAATGAACAGGTCCTAAACAGCTAATTAACATGAGAACGGGATCTTCTACAGACTGGACATACAAAGACTCCTATCCTATAATATTTTGTTGATGAGATGCTGTGTATGCATAGTCTGTGATGGTGTGGAATGGGGCTTGCAGATGTAGCTGGTGCTAgtgatactgggttaacactggggCAATGAAAGGATGGTGCACTTTgtaattacagtgcattcgggaaagtatttagagcccttgactttttccacattttgttatgttacagacttactctaaaatggattaaataaataaaatcctcatcaatctccacacaataccccataacgacaaagtgaaaacagaaataccttatttacacaagtgtTCATACCCTTTgaaatgagactcgaaattgagctcaggtgcattctgtttccattgatcatccttgagatgtttctacaacttgattggattccacctgtggtaaattcaattgattggacatgatttggaaagacacatacagtacctttatatacaaggtcccacagttgacagtgcatctcAGAGCAAGAGGTCGAAGgtattgtccatagagctcagagacaggattgtgtcgaggcacagatctggggaagggtaccaaaacatttctgca
This window contains:
- the LOC118370476 gene encoding calcium-binding protein 1 isoform X2; translated protein: MSSSLPKSESTTSLLRSSAVPVSRRSAHHSEHHGSRSHRSNHHQPEGGSGVPGEPCWSDECEASARRPLCQPRHAGGRTDRNGGDKRGHSHHLQQHSNHYDDGYRQEEMRERMDRSGKDRSKSSRHLHPHHHHHNTSKCDLPPAHHHGNARPDRRSSPTPSYTKQSDDTAYFFESKDRIIAGSSTSLNSDPPVSSTPVPRPLTSRTAKRLSTAPPEHDSNLHPIVKSVFGQDRELRPEEMDELREAFKEFDKDKDGFIGCKDLGNCMRTMGYMPTEMELIELSQQINMNLGGHVDFEDFVELMGPKLLAETADMIGVKELRDAFKEFDTNGDGQISTSELREAMKKLLGQQVGHRDLEDILRDIDLNGDGHVDFEEFVRMMSR
- the LOC118370476 gene encoding uncharacterized protein LOC118370476 isoform X1; this encodes MSSSLPKSESTTSLLRSSAVPVSRRSAHHSEHHGSRSHRSNHHQPEGGSGVPGEPCWSDECEASARRPLCQPRHAGGRTDRNGGDKRGHSHHLQQHSNHYDDGYRQEEMRERMDRSGKDRSKSSRHLHPHHHHHNTSKCDLPPAHHHGNARPDRRSSPTPSYTKQSDDTAYFFESKDRIIAGSSTSLNSDPPVSSTPVPRPLTSRTAKRLSTAPPEHDSNLHPIVKSVFGQDQKKNYRAVQSCEEATGGAYLEPLVAMAQNGGNMHNVLGPACIFLRKGFAESRQADRELRPEEMDELREAFKEFDKDKDGFIGCKDLGNCMRTMGYMPTEMELIELSQQINMNLGGHVDFEDFVELMGPKLLAETADMIGVKELRDAFKEFDTNGDGQISTSELREAMKKLLGQQVGHRDLEDILRDIDLNGDGHVDFEEFVRMMSR